Proteins from a genomic interval of Haemorhous mexicanus isolate bHaeMex1 chromosome Z, bHaeMex1.pri, whole genome shotgun sequence:
- the LOC132322121 gene encoding LOW QUALITY PROTEIN: uncharacterized protein LOC132322121 (The sequence of the model RefSeq protein was modified relative to this genomic sequence to represent the inferred CDS: substituted 1 base at 1 genomic stop codon) — translation MRVEPTPLSLEVAPGITGSGSKLAKEWRAHGARGTPALDAEQEVRAVAAKEGVAVVKPGHGIAQRSCTIPCRHPVEAVAVELPHEAAELRGPERVRYRPGPARPIATAPVGTAWAEQLPLEGGADDGQALGPAVPVHGADVGAVHQGPQLGGEGAGTEPDRATVFWRPWQDSEGGWGGSCPDPLHAGTEGFSGSHRFVPDPCACRTTVRRDLVIWKQSAGSYREDPERVALVVKMIIRTQNPDWNDLQVLLDTLMDSTEKEMVLKAAKERAREVIRLQLAEGTVNDLVLSEDPGWDPNTSGGMGAIKEYQELLLEGFRTGMPKTLNWSKLYSETGVPGKSKAAQPVIAELKEGAQPVSIKQYPIKLEDKEGVAPLIAQFLTQGILEECESEYTTPIFPVKKPNGKYRLVQDLRAMNNIVKDIHPVVANPYTLLTSVSEKFKWFTVIDLKHAFFCIPLALQSRKYFAFEWESPDTGRKEQLTWTRLPQGFKNSPTIFGNQLGKELEGWKMTEVRDSPSSYVILQYVDDIFLATXEKELCLKLTIALLNMLGQAGYRVSKEKAQLVKESVIYLGCEIIQGQRRLGINRVEAICAIPLPRSHQELRFFLGMVGWCRLWIPNFGLLAKPLYEALKEPQLNWDRLRKNAFQNLKQVLKEAPALGLPDLSKDFQLYVNERQKLALGVLTQRIGSWKRPVGYFSKQLDTVSAGWPSCLRVVTATVILIQEARKLTMGKKMEVFVPHMVLAVLEQKGGHWLSSS, via the exons ATGAGAGTAGAACCCACTCCCCTTTCCCTGGAAGTTGCTCCTGGGATTACAGGTTCTGGCAGCAAGTTGGCTAAAGAATGGCGTG cccatggtgcaagagggactccgGCGCTTGATGCGGAGCAGGAGGTCAGGGCGGTCGCGGCAAAAGAAGGGGTTGCTGTCGTGAAGCCAGGCCATGGCATTGCCCAGCGCAGCTGCACCATCCCGTGCCGGCACCCTGTGGAAGCTGTAGCGGTAGAGCTGCCGCACGAAGCTGCGGAACTGCGTGGCCCGGAACGTGTGCGGtaccggcccggcccggcccggcccatCGCCACCGCCCCCgtgggcactgcctgggctgagcagctcccactggAAGGGGGAGCGGATGATGGGCAGGCCCTGGGCCCGGCTGTTCCAGTGCATGGAGCGGACGTGGGGGCTGTTCACCAGGGGCCACAGCTTGGCGGGGAAGGTGCTGGCACTGAGCCCG ATCGGGCAACAGTTTTCTGGCGACCGTGGCAGGACTCCGAAGGTGGCTGGGGCGGCTCGTGTCCCGATCCACTCCACGCCGGCACCGAGGGATTCTCGGGGAGTCATCGGTTCGTGCCCGACCCCTGCGCCTGTCGGACGACTGTGAGGAG AGATCTGGTTATTTGGAAGCAGTCTGCAGGAAGCTATCGGGAGGATCCAGAAAGGGTGGCGCTGGTGGTAAAGATGATAATTAGAACGCAGAACCCGGACTGGAATGATTTGCAGGTGTTGTTAGACACTTTGATGGACTCCACAGAAAAGGAGatggttttaaaagcagcaaaggagagaGCTAGAGAGGTTATAAGGTTACAATTAGCAGAAGGAACCGTTAATGATTTAGTACTGAGTGAAGATCCAGGATGGGATCCGAATACAAGCGGGGGTATGGGCGCAATTAAAGAATACCAAGAATTGTTGCTGGAAGGGTTCAGAACCGGTATGCCCAAGACGTTGAACTGGTCTAAACTGTATTCA GAGACAGGAGTCCCGGGGAAGTCTAAAGCTGCTCAACCAGTAATAGCGGAGTTAAAAGAAGGGGCACAACCTGTAAGTATAAAACAGTATCCTATTAAACTTGAAGACAAAGAAGGGGTTGCTCCTCTCATAGCACAATTTCTAACACAAGGAATACTGGaagaatgtgaatcagaatACACTACCCCCATTTTCCCCGTAAAGAAGCCTAACGGTAAGTATAGATTGGTACAGGATTTACGGGCAATGAATAACATTGTTAAGGATATTCACCCGGTGGTTGCAAATCCATATACTCTGTTAACATCTGtgtctgaaaaatttaaatggttTACTGTAATTGACTTGAAGCATGCATTCTTCTGCATTCCCTTGGCATTGCAAAGtaggaaatattttgccttCGAATGGGAAAGCCCAGACACCGGTCGTAAGGAGCAACTCACCTGGACGAGACTTCCCCAAGGTTTTAAAAACAGTCCCACGATATTTGGGAATCAGTTGGGAAAAGAATTGGAAGGATGGAAGATGACTGAGGTAAGAGACTCACCATCCTCATACGTGATTTTGCAGTATGTCGATGATATTTTTCTAGCCACTTAAGAGAAAGAACTGTGTTTGAAACTTACAATAGCATTGTTGAAcatgctgggccaggctggatatcgagtatcaaaagaaaaagcacagctaGTAAAGGAAAGTGTGATTTACCTGGGTTGTGAAATCATTCAGGGTCAGAGACGGTTGGGAATCAACCGAGTGGAGGCCATTTGCGCCATCCCGCTCCCGAGGAGTCATCAAGAATTAAGATTTTTCTTGGGGATGGTAGGATGGTGTCGATTGTGGATTCCGAATTTCGGGTTACTAGCGAAACCATTGTACGAGGCCCTGAAGGAACCACAGCTGAACTGGGACAGGTTAAGGAAGAATgcctttcagaatttaaaacaaGTCCTGAAGGAGGCCCCGGCTTTAGGGCTCCCGGATCTAAGCAAGGATTTTCAGTTGTACGtgaatgaaagacaaaaattggCTCTGGGAGTGTTAACCCAACGGATCGGGTCATGGAAACGCCCGGTGGGATACTTCTCGAAGCAGCTGGACACAGTTAGTGCTGGTTGGCCGTCATGCTTGCGGGTAGTTACGGCCACGGTGATCCTCATTCAAGAAGCCAGAAAATTGACAATGGGCAAGAAAATGGAGGTATTTGTGCCCCATATGGTACTGGCTGTTCTGGAACAAAAGGGGGGTCACTGGTTATCATCTAGCTGA